GTGGCCAAATATGTCCAAATTAATGCGAGTTTGATTCCATTAAATAAGGCATACACCCGCTGGGACAAGAGGACGAGTAGGAATTATCAGATTTTTCCAGATTAATCAGGGTCGAGTTAACAAGGTTTTACTTACTGTTATAGTACACTGTTTAGAATGTTCCGATTTTTGGCAGAATTTTTCCTTAACGTTTAGGAGGCGCGGATCTTCATTTAGCAAGAAAAGTGGACAAGGTGAAAATCTCATTAAGTAAGGAAAAATTAGCGAACAGTATTCCTTTAAAGAAAAATTTAGTGACCTGTCCAGCTGGTGCTGCTGACAATGAGAGCTGATCGATCGGGTCTCAGAGTTGCTGCATTTGAGTCGGGCGCAGCTTGGGTGAAGATGTTTCCTCCGTCAGCCTCATCTGATGAATCACTGGTATGGGCCAACTCCGGATATTCCGCGGCCAGACGCTGGAACAGGGCATGCCGTTCCTCTATGCTAGTCGGCTGGAATGTGGACGAGGGCCTGTCGTAGAGGACGTCAGCtctaagaaagaaaaacaaagaaccaTTACAGATTTACAAAAACGTTTGATGTCAAGCCCTCTGAACACATACAGTTGGCTTCCAAACAAGACAATGTGGCCACATGAAGGTGGAGATATGAAATGGTCAGCTGTGGTCAAACAAAGGAAGCCTTTGGTCAGAGCAAGTGCTTTGAGAAGGTGATTTGATCTTGGTCAGTGGTTGCCCTGATGAAGTTGCCTTGATACCACTGACCCCGATACCAACTTTCAAGAAGTGTCGCAGCGGCATACGTGTCAGCTGTCTTGTGGCACTCTCGGTATAGCTCGTGGTGGGACGCAGAGTGGCCAATAAGGACCACATACTCATTTTGGCCCCAAGTGTAACTTTTGTATGCCACATTGTCTTCCCAGGCGTGAATGTATGCGCCTTCATCGCATTCACCTGAGCGTTGCTTGTACGAGACATCATttatttaaaatttatttatcCGGCATGCTATTCTGTCCAACCTACAGTGTTGACTAGGACGTAGACCACTTAACCTGCATTTGTAGTGGCTAGACAACCTCAAGAGCTGTTTTGAAGAAGGCTTTATGCATGTGACACGACACGCTACTTCTGGCTACAAGACGTTCTGGAACCGTGGCAATGACCTGGACATCTGCTGTGCCCCACTAAAACGCTTATAGCATTTCTGCGGTGTACAGGCTTCAGTGAGACTATGTAAATTACTTTTGTGCAAGACCTTTTGTGTTGTTGTGAGTGCGTACGTGCTTTGTTTTCATTTGTATCTcgctccctttctttcctccttccccatctCACATGGGGTACCATGCCAGGCCTATCGGTATAGACTAATCTCTTCAAATGTCATTAAACTTTCCCTCTCTCTAGTCAAAACAGTCGCTCCGGACAAAGGCttcccttgttcgaccactgcttACTGCTAGAATCAACTTGCATTAATAATTCAAGCTATGGTCTTTTCCATCAATTCAAATGCCTTGGTGACTAAAATTTTTTCGTTGTCTACGCTAGCAGAAGGTTGAAGTTACAGAAGCTTAATAAAATGTGACCCAAACCAAATCATCGCTTGTTACACGAGCAGACAAACATTGTTGCATTAGAACAGACATTACCTATAACAATTATGTGAGTTAATATGCAGTAGCATTTAAGGCGCTTAGGTCAGTGAAGTTGTTTAGTACTAGAAGTGTCCCATTGACAGACACTGGAGGTAAGTGAAAACGCACACATTTACAGAGAGCTACCAACAGAGGAACAATTTGACACAAAGACACAAACAACTGTAGTGACTGGTATCACACATGTAGACCATAGGTTGAAGATGGCACAAAGCCAGAGTTCTAACCACAGGAAACAATGCTGCCACTGGCAACGTGACTCGTCCCCTATTTTACCACTCTCACCCGCCCAACAACAAGCTGCTTCAGTTAGCCAACAATGTTGCTGCGGTTAGCTCAATGGTGAATACCACAAATAAAGCTTTCATAATCTGCAAACACAGCAAACTCCCCGTGTCAGTGACACAACTGAGCCAAAATGGTCGAGAGTGTGCTCTGGCTCACTCAAAATCTTTCTAATTGCACGAAAGAAGCGAGACGAAATGACCAAACTTGTAACTTAATTTTATATGTGTCACTATTTGAGGAATCTCAATTCCACAGGTACTACGGAGACTACGCTTGTTCAatgatgtcaaaaaaaaaaaaaacgggaaaggaagcctgGGAAGACTCACTGCACTTTCCAGTTCGATTCCAGGTCCTGCTGCATTGCTTGAGACACACAGAATGCACTCTTTGCCTTCTTGCCAAATGTTTTCTCACACCTGCAAATAGAAGCCAACCATGGATCTGTGAAATGATGAAGAGGTGCACTGGAAATTGAAGTACTGTGCCAATTGCATAGACCCCCGCCCAGTAACTCCAGGGATGGTGTATGCATTTACAGGTACTTTACGTCTATCTGTAGTGACAGCACGACAATGGTTGCGATATAAACTAACCATGCTGCAGGCAAGTGTATGCGCGTCTAGCAACGCAATGACAGCCTTTCTTGGATACTTGTAAGTTACTTATTTGCTGGCAAATCCGATATTTCAGACTCCCAATTAGAGTAGAACCTCACTCATGTTTATTGGGGAAAAACGTGAGAGAAAACGTACTAATCGGGAAAATGATTGACCCGAAGTTATTAAAACATTTGGCACACTCAGCGGTACTTGACGTCGACGTAAAGCGAAGCGGTGCACAAATCGTTCTTACCAAGAGACATCCACACGTGCCAAGGTGTTGGGTCATAAGCGACCAGAGTCCCGTGTTGTTGTTCTTGCGGCTTCAGAAAGCTTAGGTTTGCGCTCCTCGAATTTGCCCTTGGTCAGCAGCCCTTTCAGCTTCAGCTGGGGCATTACAGCAAGAATTTTTGATTTGCCCATTGGGCGAGAATAGTTGCAGCTTGAGACGCTGTTGCGTGTTGAGCTTGTGAAGCGCGAGCAACCTGAGACAAGCTCTCGATCACCTGAGACCGAGCGACCGAGCCCATTGATCTCAATCGTGCATGCTTCGCCTCTTTGATTGTTCCCATGGCATCTAGTAGCCATAAAACGCATCAGACAATTGCAGTATCGTGGTGTATTGAACGCGGGTGCTGAACGATTGTGTTTTTTGGGAACACATTAGCTGGCAAGAAAGAAGAGTAACTGTAGTGGGTCAATTTTTGCGTTCGCGATCGCAAATGTTGGCGGTGGGAAATCGTACCAAATGGGATTGTATCGACAAGGTTACACTGTATTCTGACTTTTCTGCAGTTCCCGTCCAGTTCAAGTTACCGTTCGGTGACAGTGATACCACCAGCTCACCAGCGGCAGATGCGGACCAGGAGGTGTCCAGGCCCCAATGCCAGCGCCAGTATGGAGTAGCCGTAGTTGTGCCAGTCCACTACGAGTGCCGAGCCTCTTAGCAGGCAGCAGAACCACACCACCGGTAGTGTTGGTACCGATGGGGGATTCTGTCAAAGGAGAAAACAaataatgatcatcatcagcctatttatgtccactgcagcaggaaggcctctcccagcaatttacaataaccctgtgtcttgcgctagctgattccaagttgtgcttgcaaatttcctaatgCCGTCATACCACCTAGTTCTCTGCCACCGCCGAATGCACTTTCCTTGTCTTAATGCTCATTTTGTAACTCTAATAGACTgctggttatctgccctatgtgTCACATGTCCTGCCTAACTCGATTATTTCCTCTTAATGTTACCTAGAATATTGGATGGCACCCATTTGTTCTGCAATTCACATCGTTCTAGTCCTGTcacttaacgttatgcctatcaTGTTTAGTTCAATTGCTCGCagcatggtccttaacttcttaCACTTtgttgtcaacctccaagtttctgccccatatgctagTACTAGaccagtagaatgcaatagtTGTGCACTTTTCAAAGATAGCGGTAAGCTGCCGGTCATGAGTTGGCAATGGCTATTGTATGCACTCCAactatctttattcttctgtaattttttttaaaagtagCGTTACACAAATATTTCAGATTTTGTATATACGAAACAAGTGGATGTTGCTATCTGGTTCAAATTTGATTCAAGGTTCACGACGGCCTCATATGCAAAGGTACACAGAAAACTGGACCTAACTACGTAGGTACAGCTTCTTGTAATTTGCCTTGTTGGCCAGTTCCTGGTCAAATACAAAATAAGTTAGTATACGAGTAGGTCTAAGAAATTGAAAGCAACAGCGCATCACTATGATGCACCACTCTTAATGACTGGTGTGGCAAGTGcacaaggtcatgggttcaaACCCTTGGTTGCAGCAACTCTGCAGTATTACAAGTtgagtggaatgcaaaaaacatTCCTCTGCTATGCTATGAATGCGCGCTAAAAGTCCAGGCAGTTGTATTTCATCCAGAGCTCCCTACTAAGGCATCTTTCATAGTTTGTGTGCTGCTTTGAAAGATGAAACACAATAATTTAGTTTAAATTAAAACTGTTACATGTTCTAATAGATGTTTCTTTGCCTATATTTTCTTATTTTGTCCTCTTTTCCCACTTTAGTCTATATTATCCCATTGGGCAAAGAAATGTTCAGTATTCGAAATATTTCAAGCCAGTTCTCTTTGAATCAGCACTCCTGATTGCTTGTACTCAAAAATTTTAATCTTCAAATGCCACCAGCAGAAAGCAAAACACAGCTTATTCTAGCATTGACAGAGCCGAACTGTGTTACAATAAGGCAGAGCCTATGTTACTTTCATTGTGACCACAATAAACACTGATTAAATAGAAGCGAGTACATGCTCAATATGAAACTGGACGATGGAATTCATTGCTCTGTGTCCAGCTTAGAGTAGAGCTTAGGCTCACCTGAACAAGAACATGGCTTGGCTTGGGCAGGAACATCAGACTGAAGAACAAGGCTAGGGACTGCCACAGCACCTTTAGAACGTATGCCACCAGCCTTGGAACATCTGCAAGCCAAAGGAACCAGCAGCAGAACAATTTAATAGTGTGAACAAAGCCAGAGCTGGCTCAGTGGCCATGGCACtgtgctgttgagcacgaggttgcgggtccGATTCCCGACCGTGTCTGTTGCATTCTGATGGATTGCGAATGTGAAGAAGCTATTAAATTCTGTTAATTAAATTCGGAGTTTGTCCGTTCCAAAACCAAGATCTCATCATGAGGGACGCCGCAGTGCAAGGTGCCTGTactaattttgaccgcctggggtttcttcaacgtgcacccaatgcatggtacatgagCAGTTCTGCATTCCGCCCTTACCTGAATGTGGGAGCAGTGGCGGGGATTGAACCCATTACCTTGAGCTCAGCAGTTCATCCCCATAGGAACTGAGTTACTGCAGTGCGCGGCAAGAACACTGTGTAGTACCATGCTTTGGGCGCATGTTAAAAGACCTCAGGTGCCCATAATTAATACGAAGCCTTCACCTATGACATCCTTCACATCCCCCTATGCAGCCTCAGGACATTGGAtcccgtatttcttttttttttaactgtgcaAGATAAGCATGCAGAAGATCCCACAGCAAGCGTTGACTTTCAACTACCTTGTTTGTTTTAAATCGACACCACACATGGCAATAAGAAATTGTGACAGAAAAGCGATATTATGGAAAGAGAAACCAGGTTACAACTAATCGAACAAAACAAACGACGCGACTAACTGATAAGCTTCAacatgcgaagtaaaacaaaaagttAACTGTAGGTCATTTGCTGATAGACAAACTGAGGGTACGCTGACATATCATGGTGCTCCACGCACATTATTCGCCAATAGATCCTTGCCCATTTTATTAACTGCTCGATGAACATATACTTGATGTTGATAAAGCTATAGGTGAATGTCGGTCTGCCTTATTTAACACTTTTCTTGTGTGCAAAGAATGTGAGATGTTGAATCCTCAGACTCAGCCCAAGCGCATTGAGCACATTACGCTTACATTTCTGAAAACCAGGTGGCTCCCTCATAAGGTGAAGGTGGATGTGTGGGTTGGACAGGACATCAGGACCAGGCTTGGAACCTGCAGAGACAAACAAAAGATAGAATAAATCACTGCACAACAGCCGGAATCTTGGGTAAACAATTCTAGACAAGAATAACAACATCAATGTGGCAGTTTCACAAAAAGAGTGAAGCACCAACAGCGCTAGCAAGGTTTAGAGTATCTCACAAACTTTTAGGAGCAGTGCTTCAACTACACGTGGGTGCAAAATGTCGGCCCGACACGGCAAGCATGGCAACTTCTGCTGAAAAGAAGGAACAGTGTCCTGGCAGCTGCAATGTGTCTCACAACACTGGCATCTTGTGGTGCGCCATCAGTGGCATTGTCGGGATTGCACCTCAATGGTGAAAAAAATGACACCGAGGCGCTGTGGGTTTTAGTCGGCGTCCAGTGAAATATTAGATATTAGATAAAGTTATAtactaaattaaaaattaaattatggggttttacgtgccaaaaccactttctgattatgaggcacgccgtagtggaggacctaggaaatttcgaccgcctggggttctttaacgtgcacctaaatctaagtacacgggtgttttcgcatttcgcccccatcgaaatgcggccgccgtggccgggattcgatcccgcgacctcgtgctcagcagcccaacaccatagccactgagcaaccacgacgggtaaagTTATATACTCACATTTATACTCATTATATACTCTCATATATAATCGTTATATACTCACTATATGCTGACATATATACTCATCATATACTCATATTAGCAGCTAGTTAGGAACACTAGTCTGCATGCACGCAACActcatgccagcagtggaagGCGAAATGCCAGCCTGGCTCTACCATCAAGCCGAGTGAGCAGAGTGTTGACGGTGTGTCCACTTCagtttgttgtttttgcaccCAGATACACTCCGCATCCTTGAGACCCTTTTAATTACCTACGTGCCATTGACAGCGGGACGACACTGACGCCGTGAGCGCACCTCAATCATCCATATAATGGCTCGTTATACTCATAATCCTCAGAAGCataagggcacattcacaccagCAACATTGAGGAGGCTGGGTGATGGTCTCGGTTGTGAAGTGACCGTAGGAACAGTTTCTTTTTGGATGAGAAGTCTCTGCTCTGGCGCAGTTATTCCCCGCTCAATTTTCAGCTTTACAAACAGAGCTTCAAAGTGTTCTGTGAACTGTGCTCTCTTTAACCAAACACAATCAAGTGCAATGCATTAAGAATTAAATTTCGAATGGCTTGATCAATAGTGGGTTCGAGTAAATATTTATAGTGTCTAAATGCGGGGAAGGGTAGGCTGCTAAATGTCACGCAGCAGTTGTGCTGCTTTCTATTACATGCAAAAAGCAGAAATCTAGTGAGGACAGTGAATGCTAGATTGACGAATAATGTTAACCCTCTAGAcctcaatcatcatcatcatcatcatcagcctgattacgcccactgcagggcaaaggcctctcccatacttctccaactaccccggtcatgtactaattgtggccatgttgaccctccgaacttcctaatctcatctgcccacctaactttctgtcgccccctgctacgcttcccttccctcggaatccagtccgtaacccttaatgaccatcggttatcttccctcctcattacatgtcctgcccatgcccatttctttttcttgatttcaactaagatgtcattaacgcgcgtttgttccctcacccaatctgctcttttcttatcccttaacgttacacctatcatttttctttccatagctcgttgcgttgtcctcaatttaagtagaacccttttcgtaagcctccaggtttctgccccgtacgtgagtactggtaagacacagctgttatacacttttctcttgagggatattggcaacctgctgttcatgatctgcgaatgcctgccaaacgcaccccagcccattcttattcttctgattatttcactctcatgatctggatcagcagtcactacctgtcctaagtagatgtattctcttaccacttccagtgcctcgctacctatcgtaaactgctgttcccttccgagactgttaaacattactttagttttctgcagattcatttttagtcccacccttctgctctgcctctccagatcagtgagcatgcattgcagttggtcccctgagttactaagcaaggcaatatcatcagcgaagcgcaagttactaaggtattctccatttactcttatccccaattcttcccaatccaggtctctgaatacctcctgtaaacacgctgtgaatagcattggagagatcgtatctccctgcctgacgcctttctttattgggattttgttgctttctttatggaggagtacagtggctgtagagccgctatagatatctttcagtatttttacatacggctcgtctacaccctgattccgcaatgcctccatgactgctgaggtttcgactgaatcaaacgctttctcgtaatcaatgaaagctatatataatggttggttatattccgcacatttctctatcacctgattgatagtgtgaatatgatctattgttgagtagcctttacggaatcctgcctggtcctttggtgaGACAACAGACCTCGATCATGTGGGAACAACTGGGCCAGAACCACCTTTGAAATTTCTTtcaagaaaggggggggggggggcatgttcccttcgaggaaaattatttttctgcatcccccccccccctccaccattAAAGGCTTTGTTGTGTGAGGAAAGATTACAGGTATCTACGTCAGCCAACACCTCCTACTTCAGCCTCACATCATTGCAGGAAGAAATCGAAAGAAGAGTTCCGCTCGCCGCAATGGTGAAGGCCAATGTTTACATTTCTTTCTTAGCTTGCAAACACTTTGGGATTACTGTGAGAGGTGCCGGCTGACATTAAAACTACTAAAAAAGGGAATTTAATGAAATTTAATTTGAAGGCCGGAACCTTGCCACAACACCTGAAAATAAAGATATTTTCGTACATGTGTCCCCTTCTAAGTGTgcgtgcacacatacacacatgaaTGTAATTGAACGTAACATAACACACATGTACGCAATGTGAACGTAATTTTCCTTGCCAGAGAGATCtgaagtgcttgaatgtccccaGCCGAATGTGCGGTTATAGTTGGAGTGTGTGGCTTCCACCTGAAAATCGGTGCAAGGGCAGGTTTTCGATGCCTGGTGCCGATGGGCAAAGTTTTGTTTTTCCTGGTCGTATCGTAAGGGTGAAGATGAGATTGACAAGGAAGCCTGACAAAGGCATGATAGAAATAATGGACAGGCATCAGATGGATTGAGCAAATGAATTTTTAAAAAAACTGCCGTCGCAATGAACGTGCGAGGCACAGATCAGAATGCAGCTTCAACGCAATGTTGCAATCTAAATGATGCGAAGCTTGTTGGAGTTAGCGAGGTAACGGCAGTAGCTGATGACACCAGCACAGCCTCATCCCCAGTTAGCTGGCTGAATCACAAAGACGAAGGCAATGTATGATGCTTGAcaattaagcaaagaataatgATGAAAAATGTACGCATAGAGAAGTATGACTTTTAATACACTTAAGGCTTCTGCACTCTTGTGTCACAGTGACACGAACACTAATTCTGGGTGATTGGTCAATCAAGGGCACACACTCATTTATACCCATAACCAGTGGGTCAAGTGATGGTGCTGTCCAGCCTGCTCAGCTGGACAGCACCCGGAAAGTGGGGGCAGAGGCAAAGAAATCTTCCCTACATTTGAAAGCATATGCATATAGGCGATTCACTCACACATAATGAAATACCCGATGAGCGTGTAAGCTTAATCACGCTTTTATGATGACTATCTGCCCCACCAATGGCACAACGCTGACAATGCTTACCACGGTAGGCTACCACGTCGACCTCGAGTCGTTCCTTCGCAAGAGACAAGGCGTGGTAGTTCATGCGTGGGCTGTGTCCAAAGTCACCGAGGACCACCACGGCCACTCGGCGGCGTCTCTGTGCATCTTCAGTCATGGCTGGTCACGCACTGCATGCAGGTATGCCTGCGTTACAAAGGAACTTCTCAATAAGGTTCCCAGGGCCAGCCTACGTAGAGCATGCTTTAAGATGCACCTCGCCTATCTGGCAAAACTTTTCATATGTTTAGCAGCATTTCCTTCCAGTCCCAAGTCTGGGTTTCCCACACTAACTTGTATCACACATGTAATACAGACCTCCTAAATTATGCGTACCTAAGGATGCACACATATTTCACAAAGCATGTCAGCTACAAAACTTGCGCATTTCACTTTCACATAAAGCTTGAAATGAACCATGGTatcattttttttcatcatttttATGCGCTTACTAAATGTCTTGTGATGTTTTTGGCTTAAAGTAACTGTATCCTGtctaaatccccccccccccccccccccaataacgCACTTaaaagaggcagggggtgaggAGTTGAACATGTTCGTTGGCGTGCCAAGTCGCTAAATTAGAAGCAATACCTGACGCAAAGTATTTGCAGAAGTCGTATAGCTTAGGCCGATCAGGTGCGAACAGTATTTGGGGGTCGTGACGTAGTACAGTCGCTACGCGCTTCAACTACGCAACGAAGAGCAAAGCTGTTGCACGACACTGTGTGAACACGCCAGAAGGTGCCACAACACGCGGATATGCAAATCGTACGTGACACGTACCGCGCGCACACAAAACACGCACTGACGGCCCAAGTTTTCTTCGCCCGCCAGACGCCTTATTTGCCGAAGGCCTGTCTCATCTGCGGCGGGAACTGCAGGCTGTGCTGAAGGAAGCAGGCCTTGCAGAACCGCTTCGCGTAGAAGACGCTGCAATCGCTCGCGTGGCAGACGGCGCGCCGACACACGGAGCAGTGCGAACCGACGGCAAAGCCTCCCAGATCTTCGCCCGCGCCGTCTTTGACGAAGTACACTTTCTCGAGGAACCTGAGACCGAAACGCTTGATGCCGTCGCACTCGACGTGGTACTTCTCTCGCATACCGCACACGCTGCACACGAAGTAGTTGTCTTCAGTAGGTCGTGCTTCAGTCTGCATTACACATACACTGACAGGAGCAGACAGCGACTT
Above is a genomic segment from Dermacentor andersoni chromosome 8, qqDerAnde1_hic_scaffold, whole genome shotgun sequence containing:
- the Alg1 gene encoding chitobiosyldiphosphodolichol beta-mannosyltransferase — its product is MTEDAQRRRRVAVVVLGDFGHSPRMNYHALSLAKERLEVDVVAYRGSKPGPDVLSNPHIHLHLMREPPGFQKYVPRLVAYVLKVLWQSLALFFSLMFLPKPSHVLVQNPPSVPTLPVVWFCCLLRGSALVVDWHNYGYSILALALGPGHLLVRICRWCEKTFGKKAKSAFCVSQAMQQDLESNWKVQADVLYDRPSSTFQPTSIEERHALFQRLAAEYPELAHTSDSSDEADGGNIFTQAAPDSNAATLRPDRSALIVSSTSWTEDEDFSVLLDALKEYSTRKEQGDSGLPDLFCIITGKGPQKDHYLSLIRANPLAHVKFLAPWLSAQDYPKMLGSADLGVCLHTSSSKLDLPMKVVDMFGCGLPVCAIDYPCLRELVKPGETGLVFETSSELCQQICDLLEGFPKPTELLGSLRANVQKWQAVRWDDNWRAVALSKFCST